The genomic DNA TGTCGAGACGCTCGCGACCGGGCTTGAACACCCCTGGTCCGTCGAGGCACTCCCCGATGGCGGCCTGATCGTCAGCGAGCGGCCGGGTCGGCTGCGGATCCTGCGCGACGGCAAGCTCTCGAAACCGCTGACGGGCGTGCCCGAGGTCGCCGAGCGTGGCCAGGGCGGCCTGCTCGACATCGCGCTCGATCCCCGTTTTGCAGAAACCCGGACGCTCTACTTGACGATGGCTGCCAACGGCAAAGGCGGCTACGGCACCGTCGTCGTACGGGCAAAACTCGCCGCCGACGGAACCGGGCTTATCGACGTCAAGGAGCTCTTCCGGATGAGCAAGTTTACCGGCAAGGGCCAGCATTTCGGCTCACGCATCGCAATCGCTCCCGATGGCAGCCTTTTCTTCGGCATCGGCGATCGCGGCGAAGGCGACCGGGCGCAGGACCCGCGCGATCATGCCGGCGCCATCCTGCATATCAATGCCGACGGCAGCGTTCCCGGATCGAACCCTTATCGCGGCGGCACCGGCGGCCTGCCGGAGATCTGGTCGAAGGGCCACCGCAATCCTCAAGGGATCGCCTTCGATCCGAAGGACGGCACGCTTCTGACGGTCGAGCACGGCGCGCGCGGCGGCGACGAGATCAACAATCCGAAGCCCGGCCACAATTACGGCTGGCCCGTCATTACCTACGGCAAGGACTATTCCGGCGCCGAGATCGGCGAAGGCACGGCGAAAGAAGGCCTCGATCAGCCGCTCTTCTATTGGGATCCCTCGATCGCGCCTGGCGCGCTTGCCGTCTATCGCGGCGAGATGTTTCCCGAATGGGATGGCGATCTTCTGGTGGCGGCGCTGAAGTACCAGTTGCTCGCCCGGCTCGAACGCGACGACAGCGGCGCGATCGGCTCCGAGGAGCGGCTGTTCGACGGCGAATTCGGCCGCATCCGCGACGTCGTCGTGGCACTCGACGGCGCCTTGCTGATGGTGACGGACGAGGAAGACGGCGCCGTGCTCAGGGTCTCCAAGGCGGCGACGCAATAGCCGGCGCGCGCCGCACGTTCACGATAACCGATCGCGAACCTCGCGCCGGAACATGAATTTCAGCCCGGACCAGACGGGATCGACCGCGCAAACCTTCACGTCGACAAGGCCGAGCGGCAGGAAGATTTCACGCAAAACGTCCTCGGTCAGTGTCGTCGGCCGCTTCGACGCCTTCTTTGGCCAGGAGACCCACAGCATGCCGTCCGGCTTCAATCTCGCAGCCAGCTTCGGCGCGAGGCTCTTCCAAGGCCGATCGCTCCGTTTCGAACACATGCGCATAGTCAATGTCGCGCGCGGCCACGGTGCCGATCTCGGTCTCGCTGGCCCGAAAGCCGGAAAAACCGCTGATCGCATCGAGCCCGGCTGGAACCCCGAGAAGCAGGGCCCGCTGCCCGTCTTTCAGCCCCAGCTTGCGCCCGAGCGGCGTGCCGGAATAGCCGGCATCGCTCATGGTCGCCGATCTCCGATGGGTGATAGGAGCTGAGCTCCCTCCTCGGCGCCCTCTCCCGGCACCGTGTCTCCGGCCGTTTCCATCGACAACAACTCCGCCCAATCGCGGCGACGATGAGCCTTGCCCGGCGAAAACGCAACTGCTAGACGCGCCTGTCCGAGGAGAGAACGACATGCCGCGCATTCAGGCCAATCTGCTGCTTTTGATTTCAGGCGCCATCTGGGGCGCCGGCTTCGTTGCACAGTCGACGGCGATGGATGCGATCAGCCCGCTGTGGTTCATCGCGCTTCGTTTTGCGATCGCGACACTGGTCGCCATGCCCTTGGCCATCATCGAAACGAAACGCGCGGCCGAACCCA from Ensifer adhaerens includes the following:
- a CDS encoding PQQ-dependent sugar dehydrogenase; the encoded protein is MRHTGAGTSGRAGKRSRAVGILAVSVALAPFAPPSAGAQDSREFPSEHGTVRVETLATGLEHPWSVEALPDGGLIVSERPGRLRILRDGKLSKPLTGVPEVAERGQGGLLDIALDPRFAETRTLYLTMAANGKGGYGTVVVRAKLAADGTGLIDVKELFRMSKFTGKGQHFGSRIAIAPDGSLFFGIGDRGEGDRAQDPRDHAGAILHINADGSVPGSNPYRGGTGGLPEIWSKGHRNPQGIAFDPKDGTLLTVEHGARGGDEINNPKPGHNYGWPVITYGKDYSGAEIGEGTAKEGLDQPLFYWDPSIAPGALAVYRGEMFPEWDGDLLVAALKYQLLARLERDDSGAIGSEERLFDGEFGRIRDVVVALDGALLMVTDEEDGAVLRVSKAATQ